From a single Drosophila sulfurigaster albostrigata strain 15112-1811.04 chromosome 3, ASM2355843v2, whole genome shotgun sequence genomic region:
- the LOC133844191 gene encoding uncharacterized protein DDB_G0271670-like: MKLALALSALLMLLYTVLIDGLNYTTSSTSSSSSGPKICVLSDCNYFSTSNVCGRYGSSNLCKRFNNSCLLRYEGCVSSVAYTTVSLSMCSGISVGTRRRCASSSSSTSSSSSSSSSSSNVYPIYIRRRRG, translated from the coding sequence ATGAAACTAGCATTGGCCCTATCAGCTCTTTTGATGCTGCTGTACACCGTTTTGATAGACGGTCTAAACTACACGACGAGcagcacaagcagcagcagcagtggacCGAAGATCTGTGTTCTCTCAGATTGCAACTATTTCTCTACGAGCAATGTATGCGGTCGCTATGGAAGTTCCAATCTTTGCAAGCGCTTCAATAACAGCTGTTTACTCCGCTACGAGGGATGCGTCAGTTCTGTAGCCTACACGACTGTTTCCCTCTCCATGTGCTCTGGAATATCAGTTGGCACTCGCAGACGATGcgcatcatcgtcatcatcaacatcatcatcatcatcatcatcatcatcgtcgtcaaaTGTCTATCCCATTTACATACGCAGACGTCGCGGTTAA
- the LOC133841908 gene encoding cytochrome b-c1 complex subunit 7-like, which translates to MASYIARKGPLVFSSLGKWAYNMSGFNQYGLYRDDCLYENEDVTEAVRRLPRKLYDERNYRIMRALHLSMTKTILPKEQWTQYEEDVKYLEPYLKEVVAEREEREQWNKTH; encoded by the coding sequence ATGGCGAGTTACATTGCTAGAAAGGGTCCATTAGTATTTTCCAGCCTTGGAAAGTGGGCCTACAATATGTCAGGATTCAACCAATACGGTTTATACCGTGATGATTGCCTCTATGAGAATGAAGATGTGACTGAAGCTGTTCGACGTCTGCCGCGCAAATTATACGATGAGCGCAACTATCGAATTATGCGCGCTTTGCATTTGTCGATGACCAAGACAATATTGCCCAAGGAGCAATGGACACAGTACGAGGAGGACGTCAAGTACTTGGAGCCCTATCTTAAGGAAGTTGTGGCCGAGCGCGAGGAACGTGAGCAATGGAATAAGACTCATTGA
- the LOC133846107 gene encoding uncharacterized protein LOC133846107, producing MRERSQTAPRRRRAGPKQALPVVESPYNIDNTEDIYGTTLLPSQRCYVDPWDLENYDYVRKKMDTDVAPAAVPDYETALDYEQASQSPSPTAAPVYGYGNGLTMASTMPRPHTRRVSRNQCQLECCRLPTHVQSQSRSRSRSMLQKEPIYAARSELYGAPPSRYDDYMATMTRQLHLDDDYQPEQDLYAEQRQLYNGYGGVSSASSTEQHSSIGGDEMPSMPLPRRAATLQRRPMPSQEKRPSYGTGYGTAPHPRRKRSAATKSMAANQAAPQIDFPAPPPLSPAYDYCNPYATMPYCSLPDCAECQQQATSLIYAAPSTLYGTLAGGRAAAMQSSDSPSDSSLYAGIYARKFGLSKKGLLQIDYSCSWNDLDRVMGRNY from the exons ATGCGGGAACGCAGTCAAACAGCTCCGCGACGACGTCGTGCGGGTCCCAAACAGGCATTGCCCGTGGTGGAATCACCCTACAACATTGACAACACAGAGGATATTTATGGGACGACTCTCTTGCCCTCACAGCGCTGCTATGTGGATCCCTGGGATCTGGAGAATTACGATTATGTGCGCAAGAAAATGGACACAGATGTTGCCCCAGCTGCGGTGCCCGACTATGAGACGGCTCTGGACTACGAACAGGCATCGCAGTCGCCAAGTCCAACGGCGGCGCCAGTTTATGGCTATGGCAATGGCTTGACCATGGCCTCCaccatgccacgcccacacacgaGACGCGTATCACGTAATCAGTGTCAGCTGGAGTGCTGTCGTCTCCCAACTCACGTCCAAAGTcagagtcgcagtcgcagtcgcagcatgCTGCAAAAGGAACCGATTTATGCGGCACGCAGTGAACTCTATGGGGCACCGCCTAGTCGCTATGATGACTATATGGCCACCATGACCAGACAGTTGCATCTGGACGATGACTACCAGCCGGAGCAGGATTTGTATGCCGAGCAGCGCCAGCTTTACAACGGCTATGGAG GTGTATCCAGTGCCAGCTCGACCGAGCAGCACTCATCCATCGGCGGCGATGAGATGCCTTCCATGCCGCTGCCACGACGAGCGGCCACACTACAGCGTCGTCCCATGCCCAGTCAAGAGAAGCGTCCCAGCTATGGCACAGGATACGGCACAGCGCCGCATCCGCGACGCAAGCGAAGCGCAGCTACCAAGTCAATGGCAGCTAATCAGGCAGCACCACAGATTGATTTCCCCGCACCACCGCCGCTCTCGCCCGCCTATGACTATTGCAATCCCTATGCTACGATGCCCTATTGCAGCCTACCGGATTGTGCCGAGTGCCAACAGCAGGCGACCTCTCTCATCTATGCCGCCCCATCCACACTCTACGGCACTCTGGCGGGCGGAAGAGCGGCCGCAATGCAGTCAAGCGATTCACCCAGCGACTCGTCGCTCTACGCCGGAATTTATGCGCGTAAATTTGGCTTGAGCAAGAAGGGTCTGTTGCAGATCGATTATTCCTGCAGCTGGAATGATTTGGATCGTGTCATGGGTCGTAACTACTGA